The Elgaria multicarinata webbii isolate HBS135686 ecotype San Diego chromosome 11, rElgMul1.1.pri, whole genome shotgun sequence genome segment CTCTGTTGTTGTGATGGTGTCCTCTACAAACCTCTGGTGGGTCATTGGTAGAAGTGGCATGAAATGTTTAGCTGTCTCGTTAAATTAGCCTAAGGAGAGAGACCAAGGCTTGTCTGGAGTAAGATTTTCTCCAGTGTACCACAACTACCAGTGACAAAAGGAGGCCCTTGGATCGGACTCCCATTTCAGAGGAAGGCCTGGGCCATGTGTGGCCATACCCAACACTATGCAATGCTGTCCAGCTCAAGATCTCTGAGGTCAGTAGCCTTGGCTGGAAAAAATGAACCTGAAGTGCAACAAATGCAATGTACTGCTCTGTTTGACAAGGCCAAGACAGAAGACCAACATCCTAGTATTTATGCTTATCCAGAGGCTTCCTATCGCCTGCCAATCTCAGGGGCTGATGTTACACACATATCAATTCCCCTCAGTGTCTGAAGAGATTCAGAGGCCTGAGCAAATGAAGTCACCAAATAGCTCAGTAGACCAGGTTCCTGCTACAGAGAATGAGGTGCCTAGAAAGGACTCCtttcttatctagggtgaccatatggaaaggaggactgggcttctgtatatttaacagttgtatacaaaaggggatttcagcacgtgtcgactgtatgcatgcagcacctggtgaaattccctcttcatcacagcagttaaagctgcaggagcattgccctcttttgtatctggtcctccagatgtgctggacgaCCAGATGTGTGCCAttctgactgggaatgatggcagttgtattccaacacacctggagggttcCAGGCTGAGGATGATTAGCACAGAGGGCCTCCAGAATTTGTCAGAACACACTTTGAAAACCACTGACCCACAGGAAACATTGGCACTCTTGCTAAATGCATATTGTTGGTGTCAAAATGGCTTGTTATATTGttaatattattatcattatcaaaATGACTAGAAACACAGCTGCTCAGGAAAGCAAGGAGATTGTGTCTGGGCTCTCAGCACACCAGGGCTTGTAGTGGTAGTCATATTGCAAACTCCATTCTTAATCAGACGGTGGAGACAGCAGTAGGAGAAATGTTGAAGACCCTTACTATGCTGATCTGGGACTGCAGCTCTATTTCCAGAACGTGAAGGCTTCGTCTCAACTCTATGAGTTCCGATTTGCCGCTCTGCAATTGCTCTGTATTAATGGCAACTTCTCGGTTCAGCTCTTCAGTCTGCAAGGAAAGGGAAACAGTTCAGCAAggacacacaaataaaaacacccagCATTCTTTCTGGAAAGTCCATTCATCCAAAGGAAGGCCCACCTTGCTGAAGAACCACTGCTCAGCATCTTTACGGTTCTGCTCCGCCAGGCTCTCGTACTGTTCGCGCATCTCTGCCAGGATCTTGGTCAGGTCCACCCCAGGAGCAGCATCCATTTCTACCGTGATTTCTCCACCCACCCGGCTTCGGAGACCTCTCATTTCCTGGGATGGGAGAGACACAGAAGGAAGGTCTCATTCTTATTCATCAAGCTCTTTCAGCCCTATCTCCACAGACTCTGTTCCTTCACATAGTATGCTGGCAACAAGGGGTATACAATGGTTGTTTTCTACTGAGGTTTCCCACCATGGTACCCCTTCCAAATGTGGAACAAGCTTCATTGGAgcagatatgacactttgaaaatggtttgaaaactgtatatagagtgtgtcctgggccccaatagttgtcactgctgttataaaccattttaaagcagaagtttAGATCCTTCCCAAGTATACAATAATCAAGTGCAGATAAATCAAAGGCCTCACTTTATGGTTTCGTGAATTATGAAATAAGATCACAACTGAAGAGGTCTCAGGTCAACCTACATTTCAAAGACATCTTGTAATGACACAATCCACTGTTCTGGGTCATTCCTAAGAATGATGCAACATGTACAAACACACTGGAAAGTACTATTATGTGTTGCATTGACCAGGTATAATCCTGTTGCATgtgaatgcccccccccattttgacaCTGTGTCTCCCTCTGTGATACTAGAAGTTGAACATCCTCACCTCCTCATGGTTCTTCTGCAGATCAACCAAGTCTTCCCTTAGATGTTCTAACTTCATTTCCAAATCAGCTCTGCTCAGGTTTAGTTCATCCAAGACCCTGCGCAGGCCACTGATGTCACCCTCAGCATTTAGGCGCAGGGCCTGTTCTGCCTCAAACCTGTATCCACAAGGTGGGTGGAAAGAAGTCAAGGAGAGAGGTGGAAGAGGCAATATTTGTCATATTACTTCCATTCATGGAGATGGCTTTGAAGATAACTCACCACAAGAGACCAatttccatggggagggggggggtaaaGCTGGACTTACTTGGTTCTGAAGTCATCAGCAGTCAACTTAGCATTGTCAATCTGCAGGAGGATGCTGGCATTTTGAGTAGTGGCAGAAAGAATCTGAAAGAAGGGAAGAAATGGGtggttttagttttatttttgcaTCTAATTTGCAAGATTTGAGTTTTGTTGGGATTTTCCTTTAGTACTGATAGTCATCTTCACACCTGATTGAGCCGGATCTGGTTCTTCCTCTGCTATCACTCAGCTGCATCACAGATCAAAATTTCTGTAATTTTCAATTACACCAATAGCACTATTGCCACTTAAAAACTGCTGACCTAAGCAGCCGCTGCCTGGGGATGCTCAATGTTAAGTGTGACCCCGAGCTTACCAAAGGGTACATAGAGCAGATGCACTGCTGAGATGATGAACTGGGATAGGCCAAGGGCTGCTCCTTTCCCTGTATTTTTACCGAACTCGGATAATTCCTGCCATGGTGTGCCAATCCATTTGCAGCCGCTATGTGGCCCATTTCATTGAGTGCTGAATTGCATGTAGCAGCTCTGGGTTCAAATCCATAAAGACTGGCTATGGAATGGCCTTGGCCATCCCTGTCATTCAGCCTCCGCTCCCCTCAGTAAAATGGCTACATTGATGATCTCATTAAGTGAGTGGAAAAAGTATTGTGAAGTTTacataggggctgttcacacaacatgctaacccacactcagtggttgagtgtggattgttttgaACTGTAGGTTAGCAactgtaggttaactgtgggttagcatgttgtctgaacgcagcatgcTTTCCACAGGATGGATTATTGTATTGTCTGAGTGcagacagggtggcttgttaaccatgcagtgtggtttattaagCACCttgaacaaccccaaaacaaaccatgggttcttaaggtgttttgtttgagaaaataaccCATacggcatggttaacaagccccacccaccccggctgtgttctgacaacacaataatccatgattcaacaaacaacccatggttcaaaaatccacactcaaccactgagtgtgagttagcgtgttgtgtgaacagccccagtcaGTCAGTGCTGTAAAAACAACGAAGagtgttgtggcaccttaaagacaataACGCACCCTGTGAAAAAAAAGACTTGTTGGAAGGAATAATGCACACATCTGCCTGCTCACTGTACATTAGCTGTATGGTACAGAGAATTGCCAACTTTTTATTGACCCTtgctcttgtgcttttaacagcagcttgatctgcaACCATTAACAGGTTATCATGGTCATTTCTATTCTAGAAAAAtcttcacctgctgatttctgcagatcaaactGCTGCTAAATACACAAGAGCAGACCAGTGGTTTGTTTCTCATCAGTTGGCAATCCTGATCAGAGAAGAGTCAAGGGGCAGTTTTGAATGAACTGGATAAATAGTGATAGAAATGTGTACTATTTGGCACAGATTTTGCTAGGaaccttaggccatagctagacctaaggtttatccctggatcgtccaggggtcaaacctgttcatctaggtgacacacgggggatccagtgctcaggcagaggcgaaccctggatgatcccaggataaaccttagggctagctgtggccttagagaagTCTGACTTTCAGGAATGTTTTTGTTGTatgagggtggggaggaagaacgTGCTGCAGGTGGAGGGGGACGTAAACCCTTCTCCTTCCAACATTTTCTTGCAGCCAGCTGCACACACTTCAGGGTCAGGGGTGCTTTTCCCTCCTGCAAGGCTCCGTAAACCTTATACTCGGGCTTGCGCGGAAGAACATCCCAGTGGTCTGTGCCCTGCATTAATTTCAACTTCAGATCTTTCACCCAAAGAACCAAtatgtcttgggatggccctaGAATTGTGGGATCCCTCGGAGAAAGGAAACATTTGTTTTCCATGCATGGGGAAATAATTTCATTGCACAAGGGGCTTTGGCTTGGCTCCATACATGGTAGCCTCCATCGCCAAATGGTTAATCCAGACTCATGCTTCCCATTGGGAGTTGGCCACTGTcctcttcacttcaggcagcttCACATATCCCCGGCAGCTCTAGGCATGGTGGGAAAAATCCCTGCccaaaaccttggagagccactgccagccagtgctgacaatactgggctagttggaccaatggcctgactcaggaCAAGATAGCGTCCTTTGTTCCTGTGATATTGATTCTGCAAGGGAAATCATCTTCTGTAAGGAAAGGTGAGCATCTGCATCTGCATCCGTTTCACTGGTTGACTACACGAAGCTTCATGGTTCAAGTGACCTTTTCAGAAGGCCACCGCTGTCGTATAACTTAGCATTCCTGTGATACTATTTGGCGTATGATAAACAGTATCTCAGCACATCTCATTCTTCcttgtcacaacaaccctgtcaggtagttTAAGCAGATCTGGCcaagaccacccagagagctcagAAGATGAAGAggggcttgaacctgggtctATTACTCCTACTCCTAGTTTTCTACATGTTGGCATCCTTCTACTAATGCCTTTGTGATGTGCCGCACTCGTTGTCAAAATCCTCCCATACTAAACACAGCCTGCCCTACGTTTGACCTCATGATCAACCATAACAAAACTAAAGTCCGTGTAACTGCATTTGCTCACATTCATCCCTTGTTActctgacctctcctttcctctcttaaCTTTCTCGTCTTTCCACAGATGGGTTTTAAATTGAAAACTTTCTAGAATAAGAATCCACTGTTCACATGAATAAATAATTAGTTGTAATAATGATAGTAGTAGCAGTATCATAGTAGAAGTatcatagtagtagtagttgtagcaGCAGGAGTGGCAGTGTCCTAGTAGTagtatatctagggtgaccctatgaaaaggaggacagggctcctgtatctttaacggttgcatagaaaagggaatttcagcaggtgtcatttgtatatttggagaacctggtgaaatttcctcttcaccacaccagttgaagctgcaggtgccctgccctcttttaaatctgatcactctagtatagctcctgcagctttaattgctgtgatgaagaggaaatttccccagattccccatatacacaaatgacacttgctgaaatttccttttcgatacaactgttaaagatacaggagtcctgtcctccttttcatagggtcaccctaagtatatcTACAGGGATAATTGGGTAAGTTTCATTAAAACTGCAAAGAGTCCTGTTCTGTCAacataaaagaataaaagacagATATGAACATGAGTACAGAGGGAAAGTGTAAACAGTGAGACCAAAATGTAAGAAGTCAGTGACATTTCTATGCAGGGCTATTGTGtgtttaagatttaaaaaaaatagggacctATTTACAATGCTGGTAACTGATGATAATACTGTTTTAATCTCTATGCTATACTAATTAAAAACCTATAATGGAAAAGAAACTCACAGTcctgattaattaaataaaatcagttTTGCTAATATTCAGCAGTTCTGTGCTAGAGTTCCCTTTTATAGCTTTTTGCTAGCTTATGGTTATTTTGAGGCTATCAGCTGAGTGTTCTGGGAGAGTACAGTTTTATATAGAAAGCACTGAATGAATATGCATTTGTTAGTTAATAGAGATCAAAATTGAGGATGAACACTATTTGAAAGTCACTTTTGAAAATTATATTTGAGATGTCTGAGTCACTAAGCTGATTTAGAAAATTTTATTCTCTCCACACCTTGTCCTCCTTGATAACTGCCTGTCTTTGCTCAGGGGCTCATTGCACCCCCTTGATATCATCTTGCCTTACCTTGCTCCGCAGGTCTTCAATAATCCTGAAATAGTGGCTGTAGTCCCGGTCTGGACCAGGTCCTTGCTTCTTGTACCACTCCCTGATCTTCACCTCCAGGTCACTGTTGGCCACCTCCAGCGCTCGCACCTTGTCCAGGTAGGCAGCCAAGCGGTCGTTCAGGTTCTGCATGGTTTCCTTCTCACCCCCAGCCAGAAGGACATCACCACCAGCAACAAAGCCGCCACCCATGCTGCCTCCACCAAAGCCCCCACCAAAACTGCTGCAGTAGCTGCTGCCCCCATAGCCGCCACCAAGGCCGCTGCCTAGTCCAGAGACATAGCGAGAGGAAGAGACAGAGATGCCACCAGCCCCACCGTGGATGCTGGGGGCTCTGTATCCCCCACCATAATGGACAGAGGACAGCCGAGAAGAACCCCCACCAAATGAAGTCCCCttcatagaggaggaggaggtgtactGCCTGATAGTGGAGGTGGACATATTGCCAGGAAAGAGAGACACCCACGAATGACTTCCCTACTATGCTCTAAAGGGCGCAGAAACACTAGCTGCTCTCTCTTGTTCTGTGCTCCTTTTATCCTCGAAGTGGGGGCGTTGTTATGGCATTCCCCCAGGCTTTCATCATTGAGAACATCAAAGCCAACTTCCACAACCCTCATTTGTCTCCCCAGGTCTATTCATGCACTTGTCACATTCCAGCAGATACACCTTGCCCTACAAAAGGCGGTTTTTTGTTTCCCTTTCTGTTCCCAAGCGAAC includes the following:
- the LOC134406577 gene encoding keratin, type I cytoskeletal 14-like isoform X2, producing the protein MSTSTIRQYTSSSSMKGTSFGGGSSRLSSVHYGGGYRAPSIHGGAGGISVSSSRYVSGLGSGLGGGYGGSSYCSSFGGGFGGGSMGGGFVAGGDVLLAGGEKETMQNLNDRLAAYLDKVRALEVANSDLEVKIREWYKKQGPGPDRDYSHYFRIIEDLRSKILSATTQNASILLQIDNAKLTADDFRTKFEAEQALRLNAEGDISGLRRVLDELNLSRADLEMKLEHLREDLVDLQKNHEEEMRGLRSRVGGEITVEMDAAPGVDLTKILAEMREQYESLAEQNRKDAEQWFFSKTEELNREVAINTEQLQSGKSELIELRRSLHVLEIELQSQISIRASLEDTLADTESRYGAQLAQIQALITSMEEQLAELRCDMERQNHEYKILLDVKTRLEQEIATYRRLLEGEEAHISSQYASAIREGPTTTRQVRTIVEEVQDGKVISSREQVHVSGH
- the LOC134406577 gene encoding keratin, type I cytoskeletal 14-like isoform X1, producing MSTSTIRQYTSSSSMKGTSFGGGSSRLSSVHYGGGYRAPSIHGGAGGISVSSSRYVSGLGSGLGGGYGGSSYCSSFGGGFGGGSMGGGFVAGGDVLLAGGEKETMQNLNDRLAAYLDKVRALEVANSDLEVKIREWYKKQGPGPDRDYSHYFRIIEDLRSKILSATTQNASILLQIDNAKLTADDFRTKFEAEQALRLNAEGDISGLRRVLDELNLSRADLEMKLEHLREDLVDLQKNHEEEMRGLRSRVGGEITVEMDAAPGVDLTKILAEMREQYESLAEQNRKDAEQWFFSKTEELNREVAINTEQLQSGKSELIELRRSLHVLEIELQSQISIRASLEDTLADTESRYGAQLAQIQALITSMEEQLAELRCDMERQNHEYKILLDVKTRLEQEIATYRRLLEGEEAQYEASTGSAKGLFSSVGPTTTRQVRTIVEEVQDGKVISSREQVHVSGH
- the LOC134406577 gene encoding keratin, type I cytoskeletal 14-like isoform X3, whose translation is MSTSTIRQYTSSSSMKGTSFGGGSSRLSSVHYGGGYRAPSIHGGAGGISVSSSRYVSGLGSGLGGGYGGSSYCSSFGGGFGGGSMGGGFVAGGDVLLAGGEKETMQNLNDRLAAYLDKVRALEVANSDLEVKIREWYKKQGPGPDRDYSHYFRIIEDLRSKILSATTQNASILLQIDNAKLTADDFRTKFEAEQALRLNAEGDISGLRRVLDELNLSRADLEMKLEHLREDLVDLQKNHEEEMRGLRSRVGGEITVEMDAAPGVDLTKILAEMREQYESLAEQNRKDAEQWFFSKTEELNREVAINTEQLQSGKSELIELRRSLHVLEIELQSQISIRASLEDTLADTESRYGAQLAQIQALITSMEEQLAELRCDMERQNHEYKILLDVKTRLEQEIATYRRLLEGEEAQYVKGGPTTTRQVRTIVEEVQDGKVISSREQVHVSGH